The segment GGCACAGCTCCACGGCCACGTTCCTCTTCCTGGAAAGCTCTTTGGCGAGCGGGTGGTGAGCCAGAGCGAAGCCGTGCCCGATGCGCGTGGTGTTGAACAGAAGGGCGTCGAGGATGTTTTGATCCACGTCGGTGCCTTCGTCATCTACGTGTTCATacaaaaattttttttttaaaactctatAAAAGAGCTCCGTTTTAATTTTGTCTCGTAAACAAACGACGCTCACCCGTTTCGCCCGCGTGAAAGAAATACGGCAGCGTGACCCCGAGGTCAGCCGGCAGAGAAAGCGCCTCCCGGAAGTACCAAAGAGCGCGCCCGCCGTCCTCCCTGCCGACCTGCAAACCAGAACGTTAGctcgcattaaaaaaaaagaggaaattaaaCATAGTTTTAGTCCCAACAAGGCAGATTAATTCTCACCATGTCAAACCCTGCGACCACATCCGGGAAGTCCTTTTGGAGCTGAATGGCCTCTTTCACGGCCGCTTTGACCTCAGATACACTCAGAGCCCTGAGAGAACGCGGCGGCAGTAATAGACACAGAAATCAGTCCGCTATATGACtcgaaaaaacacattttacattaaaatttATATTATGAGAAGCCTATCTTCTTGTGTGGAGGTACAGCAGATTTCCCACCAACCCCCATTTACTGGGAGACGTTACGCAACCGTTCTCAGATGTTGGAGAGGCCCgttaataaagttattaataataatactttgaatttatatagcgcttttctagacactcaaagacgcttaaaattattattattaagagaTGATATATTTCATTATAGTGACTGAATGGTCCCCACTTTGTTAATTCATAAAGCACTCAATCTATAAGTGAATGTGAAAATATGTGACATGACGTCAACAATCATGCTGTGGTGAACTCAACTCGAGTACCAGTATTTAAGTTTTATTCGACATAATACTTCTactatataaatacacagtaGTAATATATCAGTCATAGAAGTACTTTTAATGGTGAAAATGCACTAAATGATAATATGTGTATTTAGTACAGCACCTCTCATAGTACACAAttcacaaagtgctttacaagaataaaatgttaatacaaaaataaataaaaaccataAATGTTACAATTTGATAAATTCTGTTCATATCGAATAAACTAAACTACTACAAATTGTACAATAAAATCTGGAGATGTGTCTCTTCGTCAATGTACCTGTGCACAGAGACGATGACACGAGCCCCGAGAAAGTCCGGATGATCCGCTCTAAAGGTCCTCGTGACTTCCCGAAACGTCTTCAGAGTCCAGACCTTGTCGTGAACGGCTCCATCCAGCTCATacgtctgaaaaaaaaaaaaaaaaagaagcaagaaACATCAGACGTGGGGGGGGAATTAGGCGTCAACCAACCGACGAGCACTAAAACCTTTGAGAGGCCGCTCCGGAGTTCCAGATACAAGATGTTGTcgtgcagcagctcctccaggccCTTGTAAAAGTAGTCCCTCAGCACGGGCGCGTGGGTGATCAGGCCAGCGGCTGCGACGAAGGCCCTCTCAAACTTCTCCCACACGACTTCTTGGCTCGGGTATTCACCATCCGGATCCTCGGTGAACAGTGTGAGGTGCTGCATTAAACTGAAggaaatcaaaaaaaaaaagaagtattcaGGGTAAAGTCCTCCCACTTCATCTAGACGTGTAAAAAAGGGGGAAGGGCGACGTCTTTCTCAACCCGTCGTCGAAGCCCGTGGGGTCTCCTAGTCGGGCCCTCAGGGCCTCAAGCAGCTGCCAGTAGACGCAGTCCCATCGCGGGAACGGCCGGCGGTCGGAGAAGACGAAGCGGACCGAGTTGTCCCAGGTGAAGCAGACGTAGCAGTGAGGCCGGTAGGTGACGTTCTTCACCAGCCAGTCAACGCCGACCAGAGAGGAGGCGTGGACGTGTAGGGCCGCACCTGTTGTCAAGGCAACCGGAGAGAGAACCTTAAAGTGAAGTTactttttaggggggggggccGGGAATAATAACGGCCTCATCTGTTctggtcattttgtgtgtctttggaGTTGTTTTTGTGCCCTTTTGGAGACAATGTGTGTCTTTGAAGTCAAAGTTGCATTGtaatcttaaaaataaataaaataaatgtaatctcTTCCGTGTCCTTCGTAGTAGTTTTTGCAGAACTTTAAAATTGTTTGCCGTCTCTTTGTCGGCATTTTTCGTCTCTTTAGAGCTATTTTGTATCTGTTTGTAGCCAATTTGCGTAACATTGTAGTTGTTTTACATATCTTTTTAGTTTTATAGATAGTCCTTTTCTAgagatttgtgtttttgaggaATTGTGCACCTCTTTGTAGATATTCTTCAGTGAACCAGAAGCTCA is part of the Cyclopterus lumpus isolate fCycLum1 chromosome 23, fCycLum1.pri, whole genome shotgun sequence genome and harbors:
- the ada2b gene encoding adenosine deaminase 2-A codes for the protein MVTPIRRALATCVPLLWFVRVADGMPDPAQRDLLTRQETSRQTGGRVTLTAAELKLDVQLRRLKEREMSAAPFPPAVHFFNAKPLIQESPVFKLLQEMPKGAALHVHASSLVGVDWLVKNVTYRPHCYVCFTWDNSVRFVFSDRRPFPRWDCVYWQLLEALRARLGDPTGFDDGLMQHLTLFTEDPDGEYPSQEVVWEKFERAFVAAAGLITHAPVLRDYFYKGLEELLHDNILYLELRSGLSKTYELDGAVHDKVWTLKTFREVTRTFRADHPDFLGARVIVSVHRALSVSEVKAAVKEAIQLQKDFPDVVAGFDMVGREDGGRALWYFREALSLPADLGVTLPYFFHAGETDDEGTDVDQNILDALLFNTTRIGHGFALAHHPLAKELSRKRNVAVELCPISNQVLRLVSDLRNHPAAVLMSEGHPMVISSDDPSLFGTTGLSYDFYEAFVGIGGLRANLGTLKELALNSIRYSSLPAHLKDAGLVMWQKKWDAFIFNNS